A single genomic interval of uncultured Sphaerochaeta sp. harbors:
- a CDS encoding TRAP transporter large permease, whose protein sequence is MILVLIIFLFFLIVGVPVGFSLGIAGLFYFFQHPELPFATIVQLPISQTQSVTLLAVPLFIFAGSLMNSSGITSRLIKLSMQVAGHMRGGMAQVSVVLSTFMGGCSGSSNADAAMEARILGPEMLSQKYPRGYTAVVIGFTSLITSTIPPGVGMILYGTVGEVSIGRLFTAGIMSGIIMMSAMMLTVAITARIRKFPRAREKRASLKEIASSLKETIWALIFPIVLIGSLRLGLFTPSEVGAFACVYAIIIGFFVYKEMTLASLIETLKEAIRDIGAIMFMISMSAIFAYGIPMDQIPQKLTTFITSFTSSQFVVMGIVFVLYVIFGMFMDGSIVILLLTPILMPIVRTIGIDPVLFGVITSIIVTMGILTPPVGIAMYIVNGILDVKMSEYMKESIPFFIVVILVGILLLAIPDVILFLPNLVYGT, encoded by the coding sequence ATGATTTTGGTACTGATAATATTCTTGTTTTTCTTAATCGTAGGGGTACCTGTTGGGTTTTCTCTCGGCATTGCTGGTCTATTTTATTTCTTCCAGCATCCAGAACTCCCCTTCGCTACCATCGTTCAATTGCCAATTTCCCAGACGCAAAGTGTTACTCTATTAGCAGTTCCACTTTTCATATTTGCTGGAAGCCTCATGAATAGTAGCGGTATTACCAGCAGACTCATCAAACTTTCCATGCAGGTTGCCGGACATATGCGTGGAGGCATGGCCCAGGTAAGTGTTGTTCTCAGTACATTCATGGGTGGATGTTCTGGATCCTCCAATGCAGACGCTGCTATGGAAGCACGTATTCTAGGGCCTGAGATGCTCTCACAGAAATATCCACGTGGATATACTGCAGTTGTCATTGGTTTTACCAGTCTGATTACTTCCACTATTCCTCCAGGGGTTGGTATGATTCTCTACGGGACAGTAGGAGAAGTATCTATTGGACGTCTGTTTACTGCTGGTATTATGAGCGGAATAATCATGATGTCAGCTATGATGCTCACAGTTGCAATTACTGCCAGAATACGGAAATTTCCTCGTGCTCGTGAGAAACGCGCGTCACTCAAAGAAATCGCTTCATCATTGAAAGAGACTATTTGGGCTCTGATTTTTCCAATCGTTCTGATCGGTAGCCTTAGACTTGGCCTATTTACACCTTCTGAAGTCGGTGCATTTGCTTGTGTTTACGCAATAATCATTGGCTTTTTCGTGTATAAGGAAATGACACTTGCATCGCTGATAGAAACCTTGAAGGAAGCAATTCGCGATATCGGGGCAATCATGTTTATGATATCCATGAGTGCAATCTTTGCATACGGGATACCAATGGATCAGATCCCACAAAAACTAACAACTTTCATAACCAGTTTTACTTCCAGTCAGTTCGTGGTCATGGGAATTGTTTTTGTATTGTACGTGATTTTTGGTATGTTTATGGATGGCTCAATAGTTATTCTCTTGCTTACTCCCATCTTGATGCCAATCGTTCGTACAATCGGCATTGATCCTGTTCTTTTTGGAGTCATCACCAGCATAATTGTAACAATGGGCATCCTGACCCCTCCTGTAGGAATAGCAATGTATATTGTCAACGGAATATTAGATGTAAAAATGTCTGAATATATGAAAGAAAGTATCCCGTTCTTTATTGTAGTTATTCTTGTTGGGATCCTTCTTCTAGCAATTCCGGATGTTATTCTTTTCTTACCCAACTTAGTATATGGCACATAA
- a CDS encoding C4-dicarboxylate TRAP transporter substrate-binding protein has translation MKKRLLIGIMLVALLMPIMAQGAAEQKGDQEYLLRFGHVLTPEDTFHKQYLEWAKAVSERTDGKLKIEVYPSAQLGVEEDVLEQIRLGSNVGWQTDPARLGNYVKEWGILYMPFFLSGIDDVEQLLDSKVIQGWVNELEEKHQIKVVSYAWVQGFRNVFTNKPGKSPSELRNSLIRTANAPAWLATVNSLGSKAVALAYGELYNGIQTKVVDGCELPYAAAKQLKVYEVADYIVETQHIFQLNVMVVSSAWFNKLPADYQAILIEECNNAGLDASNILLQNAEADRQFMIDQGMTYIPHSDLDVEAFIESGEKAYESLGLAEAKAAVYAELGK, from the coding sequence ATGAAGAAACGATTGCTAATTGGAATTATGTTGGTTGCATTACTCATGCCTATCATGGCACAGGGTGCAGCAGAGCAAAAGGGTGACCAAGAATATTTACTGAGATTTGGCCACGTATTGACACCCGAAGATACTTTTCACAAACAGTATCTCGAATGGGCAAAAGCTGTCTCTGAAAGAACTGACGGCAAGCTCAAGATTGAAGTCTACCCCAGCGCTCAACTTGGTGTAGAAGAAGATGTTCTTGAACAGATCAGGCTTGGCTCAAATGTTGGTTGGCAGACTGACCCCGCTCGTCTTGGCAACTATGTAAAGGAATGGGGAATTCTGTACATGCCGTTCTTCCTCTCTGGCATTGATGATGTCGAACAACTTCTTGACTCTAAAGTAATTCAGGGTTGGGTAAATGAACTTGAGGAAAAACACCAGATTAAAGTTGTTTCTTATGCTTGGGTTCAGGGATTTAGAAACGTATTCACCAATAAGCCAGGAAAGAGCCCTTCCGAACTTCGTAACAGTTTGATTCGTACAGCTAATGCACCAGCATGGCTGGCTACTGTTAACTCGTTGGGAAGCAAGGCTGTTGCACTCGCTTATGGTGAGTTGTACAACGGCATCCAGACCAAGGTTGTGGATGGTTGTGAACTTCCTTATGCCGCTGCAAAACAGCTGAAAGTATACGAAGTGGCTGACTATATTGTCGAAACTCAGCATATCTTCCAGCTCAATGTCATGGTTGTTAGTTCTGCTTGGTTCAACAAGTTGCCTGCTGACTATCAAGCAATCTTGATTGAGGAATGTAATAATGCTGGTTTGGATGCATCCAACATTCTTCTTCAGAATGCTGAGGCAGACCGCCAGTTCATGATTGATCAGGGCATGACCTATATCCCTCATAGTGATCTTGATGTTGAAGCTTTCATCGAATCTGGAGAAAAAGCATATGAATCTCTTGGTTTGGCAGAAGCAAAAGCAGCTGTCTACGCTGAACTCGGGAAATAA
- a CDS encoding PIG-L family deacetylase, which produces MGQKDILVVSAHAADYCTRAGGTLITYANMGYSIHIIALTCGTHGESAGYWKTIPTGTYEECASIRKQESTEAAKKIGATIEFLDWDDYPLTIDATRTRFLISRVLEIRPEIIFTHFTNDPTNPDHAITGNAVVMACNSASQLGALPDTKAQYYPNIYFFEPTVPMSEFNQFSPDFYIDVSSVHEDKIEAIKQFACQPQLKDFYIHFARHRAFQARVWTKLDIEYAEGFKRFSPYVGTQLPISERK; this is translated from the coding sequence ATGGGCCAAAAAGATATTCTCGTTGTTAGTGCACACGCTGCAGATTATTGTACAAGAGCTGGCGGAACATTAATCACATATGCAAATATGGGTTATTCAATACACATCATCGCTTTAACGTGCGGTACCCATGGCGAGTCTGCAGGGTATTGGAAGACAATTCCAACTGGTACGTATGAAGAATGTGCATCTATTCGGAAACAAGAATCAACTGAGGCTGCCAAAAAAATTGGTGCAACGATTGAATTTCTTGATTGGGATGACTACCCGCTAACTATTGATGCAACGCGTACTCGATTCTTAATCTCTCGTGTTCTGGAAATAAGACCTGAAATCATCTTCACTCACTTTACAAATGACCCAACCAATCCAGACCATGCTATAACCGGAAACGCAGTAGTTATGGCATGCAACAGTGCGTCTCAACTTGGTGCCTTACCAGATACAAAAGCACAATACTATCCCAATATTTATTTCTTCGAACCAACAGTACCTATGAGTGAATTCAATCAATTTTCTCCAGATTTTTATATTGATGTGAGCAGCGTACACGAAGATAAAATTGAAGCAATTAAACAGTTTGCATGCCAACCCCAGCTAAAGGATTTTTATATTCATTTTGCGCGTCATAGAGCATTTCAAGCTAGAGTATGGACCAAACTTGACATAGAATACGCCGAAGGATTCAAACGATTCTCTCCATATGTAGGTACACAATTACCAATTTCAGAAAGAAAATAG
- a CDS encoding TRAP transporter small permease subunit, with amino-acid sequence MKRLAKAYEKFCAIELAFGAVLLISTVFMLTLAAILRTIGFPINWGLDVALLMFTWSVYVGADTALRDDKMVNVEIFQQKLSPKAQKVLKLFIYSLILIFLILMVYYGFKLAYSSRNRTFQGIPFMSYTWATLSIPIPCFFMIITTVLKMKALVRENSSVAQSVQNEKQ; translated from the coding sequence ATGAAACGCTTAGCAAAGGCATACGAAAAATTTTGTGCAATTGAGCTTGCTTTCGGGGCAGTCTTACTTATTTCGACTGTCTTCATGCTCACATTGGCTGCAATTTTAAGGACTATTGGATTTCCCATCAACTGGGGATTGGACGTAGCATTACTGATGTTTACTTGGTCTGTCTATGTAGGTGCAGACACAGCTTTGAGAGATGATAAAATGGTTAATGTTGAGATCTTTCAACAAAAACTTAGCCCAAAAGCCCAAAAGGTTTTAAAGCTTTTCATCTACTCACTGATTCTCATTTTTCTCATTCTCATGGTCTATTATGGATTTAAACTTGCCTATTCATCCAGGAATCGGACATTCCAAGGAATTCCTTTTATGAGTTACACATGGGCAACATTGAGTATTCCCATACCTTGTTTTTTCATGATAATCACGACCGTCTTAAAAATGAAAGCACTCGTAAGAGAGAATTCATCTGTTGCGCAAAGCGTACAGAATGAAAAACAATAA
- a CDS encoding aldo/keto reductase, protein MKYKPLGNTGIDISMISMGGHEYLPNHKSRGFNEDFEKAITPGYIFPGFGGENRKKILSSAYDLGINFYDVTHDSEKEALGRNLQELPPPFPVYIQTRPEGFCYTYDENNKKMADYATLKAEAERILKLLQRDTIDFFNLAFMKSALESDNEYLQKISYNVSQLKKEGLIRYACADTFSGESTYLKQIATGSFDVVYINFNFADHQATKQVLKKAAKANMGVVAREAFMKGALFEMAKEANIDDKTLLAHAAMKWVFSFDEVTTIVYGTGKVSHLEDSVSILDNLSMSEDELDLIHRIKGTSLFKEYESAKNKEFLQ, encoded by the coding sequence ATGAAATATAAACCACTAGGAAATACAGGAATAGACATTTCCATGATCTCAATGGGAGGTCATGAATATCTTCCAAACCATAAATCCAGAGGATTCAATGAAGATTTTGAAAAAGCAATTACACCTGGGTATATCTTTCCAGGGTTTGGAGGCGAGAATCGCAAGAAAATCCTTTCATCTGCATATGATTTAGGTATTAATTTCTATGACGTGACACACGATTCAGAAAAGGAAGCTTTAGGCCGTAATTTACAAGAGCTGCCACCACCCTTTCCTGTGTACATCCAAACACGTCCAGAAGGTTTTTGCTATACATATGATGAAAACAACAAGAAGATGGCAGATTACGCAACCTTGAAAGCTGAAGCAGAGAGAATCCTCAAGCTCTTGCAAAGAGACACAATTGATTTTTTTAATCTTGCATTTATGAAGAGTGCTCTTGAGAGCGATAATGAATATTTGCAGAAAATTTCTTACAACGTATCACAGCTGAAAAAAGAAGGGCTTATTCGTTATGCATGTGCTGATACATTCAGTGGCGAAAGCACATATTTAAAGCAGATAGCAACAGGATCCTTTGACGTAGTCTATATCAATTTTAATTTTGCCGATCATCAAGCAACAAAACAGGTTCTTAAAAAGGCAGCAAAGGCAAACATGGGTGTGGTCGCACGAGAGGCTTTTATGAAGGGAGCCCTTTTCGAAATGGCAAAAGAAGCTAATATTGATGATAAAACGCTTCTTGCTCATGCAGCAATGAAATGGGTATTCTCATTTGATGAAGTGACAACAATAGTATACGGTACGGGGAAAGTCTCTCACCTCGAAGACTCTGTCTCAATATTGGATAACCTCTCAATGAGTGAAGATGAGTTGGATCTTATCCATAGGATAAAGGGCACCTCTTTATTCAAAGAATATGAATCTGCAAAAAATAAAGAATTCTTACAATAA
- a CDS encoding ribulose-phosphate 3-epimerase, which produces MEKLLCPSIMNLDTENLKEEVLRLDKAGVDIFHLDLMDGDFVPNFGMSLAEMAVVRRHTKKLLDVHMMVKDPIRYIQLMADTGIDIIYIHPEADPQPALTLQRIKDLGKKAGVVINPGTSLESIKALYPLIDYLMLMTVNPGFCGQLFLPWLEDKIEQAVKEREPWGFPIVIDGGVDKHNMSRLSAKGVEGYVLGRLILFDQEETDYTKLISWMRTI; this is translated from the coding sequence ATGGAAAAACTACTCTGCCCTTCTATCATGAATTTGGACACAGAAAATCTTAAGGAAGAAGTACTCCGTCTTGATAAAGCTGGAGTAGACATTTTCCATCTTGACTTAATGGATGGCGATTTTGTACCAAATTTCGGAATGAGTCTTGCAGAAATGGCTGTGGTTAGACGCCATACAAAAAAGCTTCTTGATGTGCATATGATGGTAAAAGATCCCATTCGATATATTCAACTCATGGCCGACACGGGAATAGATATCATATACATTCACCCAGAAGCTGACCCACAGCCCGCCCTTACCCTGCAAAGGATCAAGGATCTTGGGAAGAAAGCAGGAGTTGTGATTAATCCAGGCACTTCACTTGAATCAATCAAAGCTTTATACCCTCTCATTGATTATCTTATGCTGATGACTGTTAATCCGGGTTTTTGCGGCCAACTCTTTTTGCCTTGGCTTGAAGATAAAATAGAGCAAGCAGTAAAAGAACGTGAGCCATGGGGATTCCCAATTGTTATCGACGGTGGCGTTGACAAGCATAATATGAGTAGATTAAGCGCAAAAGGAGTCGAAGGATATGTTCTTGGTCGTCTCATTTTGTTTGACCAGGAGGAGACAGACTATACCAAACTCATCTCTTGGATGAGAACGATATAG
- a CDS encoding dihydrodipicolinate synthase family protein, with protein sequence MSFKANGIIAAMITPLTDTLQVNEKGLRRLVSYLIDGGVHGLFVVGTSGEFYGFSPEQRKEAFQICIDEARGRVPVYAGVNGITTKEAVEYAQMAEEVKADAISVLTPMFVSVTQGELYNHYASIASSTNLPMLLYNNVGKTNVNIAVETATKLSEISNIVGIKDSSGDFTLTSEYIRNTRENKDQFSVLSGRDTLIHACLAYGGHGAITACANIAPRLMADIYDKYVAGDIEGSLEAQYKIAPIRMAFSLGSYPTILKESLELQGIDAGPCFAPVGPMNQENKVVLKNILADAGLLA encoded by the coding sequence ATGAGTTTTAAGGCAAATGGAATCATTGCCGCTATGATTACACCGTTGACTGACACACTACAAGTCAACGAGAAAGGATTAAGACGTTTAGTAAGCTATCTTATCGACGGTGGCGTGCATGGCTTGTTCGTTGTAGGTACATCTGGCGAGTTTTATGGCTTCTCTCCTGAACAGAGAAAAGAAGCATTCCAAATTTGTATAGATGAGGCTAGAGGTAGAGTACCTGTATATGCAGGAGTAAATGGGATTACCACAAAAGAAGCCGTTGAATATGCGCAAATGGCTGAAGAAGTGAAAGCTGATGCAATTAGTGTATTAACACCTATGTTTGTAAGTGTAACGCAAGGAGAACTCTATAATCACTACGCGAGTATAGCTTCTTCCACAAATCTTCCCATGTTGCTCTATAACAATGTTGGAAAGACAAATGTCAATATTGCAGTTGAAACTGCCACAAAGTTATCCGAAATTTCAAATATTGTAGGAATTAAGGATAGCAGCGGTGATTTTACCCTTACGAGTGAATATATCCGTAACACCCGTGAGAATAAAGATCAATTCTCTGTTCTTAGTGGAAGGGATACGCTTATCCATGCATGTCTTGCATACGGTGGTCATGGTGCAATTACAGCTTGTGCAAATATTGCCCCAAGACTGATGGCAGATATCTATGATAAGTATGTGGCTGGAGACATTGAAGGTTCTCTGGAGGCTCAATATAAAATCGCTCCAATTCGAATGGCTTTCAGTCTAGGATCGTACCCTACTATCCTAAAAGAAAGTCTTGAACTGCAAGGAATTGATGCTGGCCCTTGTTTTGCTCCTGTAGGACCTATGAACCAAGAAAACAAAGTCGTTCTTAAAAACATCTTGGCAGATGCCGGACTGCTGGCATAG
- a CDS encoding GntR family transcriptional regulator, with the protein MTKEEVFEDIQRRILNEEFLPGTWLVERDLVQTYGFSRTPIREIMNRLVMLGLLEVQNNRGYQIREFSFQDVVEIFNARRSIEGSCARFACYSSRKDIPKRIEDLRNKLLDLDIRQDGGLKATDLGDQVHGLLIELADNRYLKEFSSKLSALMKLTRNLTKHQPTIEEHSRIAHLEILDALEKKDAARCEALMDAHLNETCKALADNYVSALTTYN; encoded by the coding sequence ATGACTAAGGAAGAAGTCTTTGAAGATATTCAACGCCGCATTCTAAACGAAGAGTTTCTACCAGGAACATGGCTGGTTGAACGTGATTTGGTACAGACTTACGGATTTTCAAGGACCCCAATCAGAGAAATAATGAATAGATTGGTAATGCTTGGGTTGCTTGAGGTACAGAATAATAGAGGCTACCAAATCCGAGAATTTTCATTTCAAGATGTTGTTGAAATCTTTAATGCTCGTCGTTCAATTGAAGGTTCTTGTGCTCGTTTTGCATGTTACTCCAGCCGAAAAGATATCCCCAAACGAATTGAAGATCTACGAAATAAACTTCTAGACCTAGACATCAGACAAGACGGTGGTTTAAAAGCAACTGACTTAGGTGATCAGGTTCATGGGCTTCTCATCGAGCTCGCAGACAATAGATACCTAAAGGAATTTTCTTCAAAACTATCTGCATTAATGAAGCTGACCCGAAATCTTACCAAGCATCAACCAACTATTGAGGAGCATTCCAGGATAGCTCACCTTGAAATATTGGATGCACTTGAGAAGAAAGACGCAGCTCGCTGTGAGGCGCTAATGGATGCTCACCTTAATGAAACGTGCAAGGCGCTTGCAGATAATTATGTTTCGGCTTTGACCACCTATAACTAG